The following proteins are encoded in a genomic region of Roseinatronobacter sp. S2:
- a CDS encoding prephenate dehydratase yields the protein MAGKIAFQGELGAYGHQACADARPDYDPLPCTTFHDTMAAIREGRADLGMVAVENSIYGRVADVHSLLPESGLHIVDEAFVRVHVNLLGVRGAALEQVREAHGHVVILPQCGLFLREHGIQGTVSSDNARAAREIAERNDPTHAALASEMAAQIYGLDVLARHIEDHPNNTTRFLIMARDADFTRRGDHGMMTAFLFRVRNIPAALYKAMGGFATNGVNMVKLESYMVNGSFTATQFFAEIEGHPEDDNVKLALDELRYFTSYLNILGTYPADPARY from the coding sequence ATGGCAGGAAAGATCGCATTTCAGGGGGAACTCGGGGCTTATGGACATCAGGCTTGCGCAGATGCGCGGCCGGACTATGACCCGCTTCCGTGCACGACATTTCATGACACGATGGCCGCAATCCGCGAAGGGCGCGCAGATCTGGGCATGGTCGCGGTCGAAAATTCCATTTACGGACGCGTCGCCGATGTGCATTCCCTGCTGCCCGAAAGTGGCCTGCATATCGTGGACGAGGCATTCGTGCGCGTTCATGTCAATCTTTTGGGCGTGCGCGGGGCGGCACTGGAACAGGTGCGCGAAGCACATGGGCATGTGGTAATTCTGCCGCAATGCGGGCTGTTCCTGCGCGAGCATGGCATTCAGGGCACCGTCAGCAGCGACAATGCCCGCGCCGCCCGCGAAATTGCCGAACGCAATGACCCGACCCATGCGGCCCTTGCCAGCGAAATGGCCGCGCAAATCTATGGTCTGGATGTGCTGGCCCGCCATATCGAGGACCACCCCAACAACACCACGCGCTTTTTGATCATGGCGCGCGATGCCGATTTCACCCGCCGCGGGGACCACGGCATGATGACCGCATTCCTGTTCCGGGTGCGCAACATTCCTGCCGCGCTGTATAAGGCGATGGGCGGGTTTGCGACGAATGGGGTCAACATGGTCAAACTGGAAAGCTACATGGTGAACGGATCATTCACCGCGACACAGTTTTTCGCCGAGATCGAGGGGCACCCCGAAGATGACAATGTGAAACTTGCGCTGGATGAATTGCGCTATTTCACGTCCTATCTGAATATCCTGGGCACCTATCCGGCGGACCCTGCGCGTTACTGA
- a CDS encoding cytochrome c family protein gives MFDTMVITKAVAAFCGALLVFLLGNWAAMELYVPRNANAPQAYIIDTGADDEPAEDVVELTFEEAFEMADAAAGSRLWSQCRACHSLEEGRNGVGPYLYGIVNREIGDVAGFNYSGALPQAGDVWTPEILSAFIESPSGVAPGTSMNFRGISSVEDRANLIAYIESES, from the coding sequence ATGTTCGACACAATGGTCATCACCAAAGCCGTTGCCGCATTTTGCGGCGCTTTACTTGTTTTCCTTCTGGGTAACTGGGCCGCAATGGAACTTTATGTGCCGCGCAATGCAAACGCCCCGCAAGCCTATATCATCGACACTGGCGCGGATGACGAACCCGCCGAGGATGTTGTCGAGCTGACGTTCGAGGAAGCTTTCGAGATGGCCGACGCCGCCGCAGGGTCGCGCCTGTGGTCGCAATGCCGCGCTTGCCACTCGTTGGAGGAGGGGCGCAACGGCGTTGGCCCCTATCTGTATGGCATTGTGAACCGCGAAATTGGCGATGTGGCAGGGTTCAACTATTCCGGCGCGCTGCCGCAGGCAGGCGATGTATGGACACCAGAAATCTTGTCGGCGTTCATCGAGAGCCCAAGCGGTGTTGCCCCCGGCACGTCCATGAACTTTCGCGGGATTTCCAGTGTCGAGGATCGCGCGAACCTGATCGCCTATATTGAAAGCGAAAGCTGA